The genomic window GCGCCTTCGCGCTCCTTCCACGCCGTTTCGAGCTGCGAGACCTGGGCCTTCAGCTCCCCCGCCCTCAGGAAGAAGAAGAGCGCAATCCCGACCAGCGCGAAGCAGAGGACGATCAGCAGCGCGTAGAGCATGACGGGGCCCGTGCTCCACCATCAGGGGAGGTTCATGTCCGCCCGGAGATCAAGAGGCGGCCCTACGCCTCGGGATCGATCGAGTCCAGGCCCAAGTCAGACCGTCCAAGCATTCCTGCCCGATGGGCCTAATGCGACCAATCGGTTGGAGATTAAGCATATGAGCGACGCAATGCAAGAGGCGACGAGAAGATTGCACACGACGACGGGCAACCGACTCATTCTGGCCCGTTCCAGCAGCCTGGGAACCTGGAGGGACATAGGACCCGAGCTTCTTATCCCCGGTTGGGTGGGGATGCCCCATTCGCGCTCAGGGATAAGATTGCCCGTCCAGCCGGGCGGCTAGGTCGTCGGGGCTGGGGAGGTCGGACTTGGGGTCGTCGGGGAGGGAGCGGCTCGTCTGCCATCGCAGGATGACCAGGGCACATGGCGATCAGTCCCTGGGGGCCGGAGGATTCGGGTAGGAGCCCGTCCGCGGATGCCGCGTCCAGCGGGGCCCGTCATTCCTGCCGGTCGGCCAGCCTCTTTCGCGCCCGGTCCGCCTGCTCTGGGGTGATGGCTCCGGCCTCGACCATCAGCTCAAGCTTCCTCTCCTTGGGGATGCGCTTGAGGGCCGCCTTTGCCTCACGGATCCTCTCGCTCGACGCGGGCAACGCCACCTCGGAGTGCTTCGCAGACATCGTTCACCTCGAGTCCGGTCGGATGATGGAGCCAGGTTCCGAGGAGGCTTGCGGGGTTTCGGACGCAGAGTTGTATGTGGGTGTCTCGGGCGATCCAACTCCCCGGCCAGATTCGTCTGTCACCGGCGGTCGGTACGTAGATTCCCCGGGCTGTGTCCACGGTCGAATTCGGGGCACTCTCGCCGATCACCTTGTAGGCGTATTCGAAGACCGCGCAGTCGAGCCTCCGATACTTGCGCGAGTTGCCGGGTGGCTCGACGCCCATCTCCGCCATCAACGCCCGGTAATCCTGGTAGACGCTCGCAACATATTCTATGTTCTCGGGTTCGGTCAGGTCCAGGCAGAAGCCGAGGCGGACCATGCAGGCCACGACCGCCAGGGGTTCCGTCGCCCGCCGCCGATCGTCCGGCGTTTTGTGCTTCTTCCGCTGGTACTGACGCTGGCGGATCTTGGCGAAGTTCAAGGCCTGGTTCGGGGCGTATTCCCAGAAGTAGATCCCCCGGCCCAGCCAGTCGTAATCCCGATCGCTCCAGCGGAAATCTTCGATGCGATTGACGATGCGGAGCGCCGCGGTGAGCCCGGTGCCGTGATAGCCGATGACGGTCCGATGGTAATCGTCGTATCTGGCCATGGCCTCGAGCACACCCGCGGTTCGAACGTCACAAGCCCCCTATCTCAAGGATCGTCCGGCAAGCCTCCCGACCGCAGCCTGGATTCCCCAGTTTCGGGAGGCATACCGGGGGACGCGGGAGGGATCGTCGCGTCCAGCCGGGCGGCCAATTCGGTCGGGCTGGGGAGGTCGGCCTTGAGGTCGTCGGGGAGGGACCGGCTGGTCTGCCAGCGGGCGACGCCGATGGGGCGGGTGGTGTCGTGGAGGGCGTATTCGACAATGACGCGGTCGTGCTCCTTGCAGAGGATCAGGCCAATCGAGGGGCGGTCGTCGGCGTGCCGCATCCGGGCGTCCACGGCGGCGAGGTAGAAGCTCATCTTGCCGGCGAACTCGGGCTCGAAGGGCTCGACCTTCAGCTCGACCACGACGAAGCAGCGCAGGCGGAGGTGGTAGAAGAGCAGGTCCACGTAATAGTCCCGGCCGCTGATCTCCAGGTGGACCTGCTGGCCGACGAAGGCGAAGCCGACGCCCAGCTCCATCAGGAAGTCGCGGATCCGGGCGACCAAGCCCTGCTCCAGCTCGCGCTCGCGGGCGCCGGCCGCCAGGGACAGGAAGCTCACGCAGTACGGGTCCTTCAGGACCTGCTGCGCCAGGTCCGAGTCCGCCGCGGGGAGCGTGCGGTCGAAGTTCGTCAGCGCCCGCCCCTGCCGCCGGTACAAATCCGTCTCGATCTGGTGCACCAGCACCGCCCGGCTCCAGCCCTGCTCGGTCGTCTGCCGGGCGTACCAGAGACGCTCGGACGGGTCCTTCAGCTTCTCGATGAGGGCGATGTTATGGCCCCAGGGGATTGCTGCCACAGCTTGCGGCAGAATTCGCCCATCAAGCTCCCCAACAGCCTGTTGGAGAGTCGAACCGCTCAAATCTCGCACAGCCCGTGCGAGATTTACAACCTCTTCCGTGTAGGCCAGATAGAACGACCGCATGCGCCAGAGGTTGCTGCCGGAGAACCCCGATTCGCCGGGGAACTCCTTCTGGAGGTCTGCCGCCAGGCGATCGACGACGGCCTTGCCCCAGCCCTCGGACTTCTGCCGTTCCACGATAGTCCGACCAATGTCCCAGTAGAGGCCGATCAACTCCCGATTGACGGCCAGGGCCGCCTTCACCTGGGCGGTCCGGATGCGGGCCTTCAGGTCATCCAGCAGCGCCGCGTACGAGGCCGTCGACGGGCCGGCTTCGGCGGCCGGTTCGCGGCGGGTCGCGGGGCGTTTCGCCGGACGGGCCGGCGCCCGCTTCGGCTCCGTGGCGCCGGTCCTGGTCGCCTTCTTCCGAGCCATCTCCAGAGCCCTCGAAAGTCCCGCGGGACTTACACCGGCCCGCGACGCGATGCCGGGAGGGGAGAGCTCCTCCGTCTTCTCCCGGTTCCGCCTTTCGGGTCGCGTTGATTCAGCCACGCAGAGCCTAATACTGAACAGGCGACGATGCAAGTCGGGGCCGATC from Aquisphaera giovannonii includes these protein-coding regions:
- a CDS encoding PDDEXK nuclease domain-containing protein: MARKKATRTGATEPKRAPARPAKRPATRREPAAEAGPSTASYAALLDDLKARIRTAQVKAALAVNRELIGLYWDIGRTIVERQKSEGWGKAVVDRLAADLQKEFPGESGFSGSNLWRMRSFYLAYTEEVVNLARAVRDLSGSTLQQAVGELDGRILPQAVAAIPWGHNIALIEKLKDPSERLWYARQTTEQGWSRAVLVHQIETDLYRRQGRALTNFDRTLPAADSDLAQQVLKDPYCVSFLSLAAGARERELEQGLVARIRDFLMELGVGFAFVGQQVHLEISGRDYYVDLLFYHLRLRCFVVVELKVEPFEPEFAGKMSFYLAAVDARMRHADDRPSIGLILCKEHDRVIVEYALHDTTRPIGVARWQTSRSLPDDLKADLPSPTELAARLDATIPPASPGMPPETGESRLRSGGLPDDP